The stretch of DNA acccaaccaatcatgttaaacgcctagcagcatcgcttacatgattccctaggtatcaaatgatagtgcctggtagaaccattcaattatggttagcgtacagtacggtcccttcaactcatatatcacgaccgattcgacaaccattggtatatcgagagttgtcaatgaatcgatactatgtgtcatgtcgtagttgcatcgatggtgtaatctatgaaaccccgttcataattaccaccatactctgatcagatatttcaacctacatacacatgagaacacataggatatccatacccgaaggtaagcggtgaatccccgactacaatgcatcgactcctatatgtttcgacagaacacccaaccttgccacctgatgaccccatgagagtcggtaaacaagtcaaagtgtaattctagcacatagagtctcaatgttgtcccgggtcataaggactaatggtgtacaaccataaactaggacttttccactcgataagtgagaaccacttgaaaagtcctttatggagggttgttcagtgcactctaccaggagcacctatctgcatgctcggacatcacaatgtcccctaccaatgaaatatggtactcacatcgcagatactagtttcaaactcgagcggcctatatccttcttagcggcggctgaatcgactatgaactgtttagaatatatagtattccaaatatgagtttcatgatactcatcatatgagcatgttatattctttctactatttgtatattcaagggctttatctatgcaactagcatgggtatacagataaagatgtgccaaaataataatttcaaatattattaaaataaagatcgtttatacatagagtttcattgtgaacacttggccaacacttggctcaacgggcatctactctaacatcaTCTTGAGCACCATCTTTCCAAGTCCCATGATTTTTGACGAAGTAGATTTGCCCATGAAGAGTTGTCATCCACTAATCAAGGTATAGGTAGAGAACATTTCTTTTTCGGCACAAACATGCCTTGTTGCTCATGTGTCAATGAACCATTCTTTTGGATTGTCTACTTGATTGGATTCAAACACAACAGCAGAAAGCATGAGATTCGTCATGTCATTTGACAATTTCTCATCTTCGGTGATGTGCACTTGCTCTCTTGACTTCTTTTGActacctttcttttctcggcATTCTCGTGCCAAATGGTTAGGCTTGCCACAATTATAGCAATTTCCATTAAAATTTTTGGCCTTTCCTTTCTTTGGACCATTTCCTTGATGCTTTCTCTTCTTGCTAGTGTTTTGTTCCACCAAATTTGCTATCGCGTCAAAATTTCTCTTTCCGGCCTTCCTTTCGGATGCCCTATTGTCCTCATCAATTCTCATCAATTCCATGCATCAACGACTGCCCTATTTTGAGTATCTTGTTCTCCTTCATCAACCGTAGGCGGATCTTCTTTGAGGAATTTCTCCAAAGCTAAGGTGGTCAAGTAGAAAAGCATTTTTGGTTGCCACCACTTGAAATCAGTACCATGGAATTTTTCAGGTTTTTCTCCATGATGGACAATGGGAGTCGTTGTACTTGTTGAGGCCATTTTGGTTCAAATATCGTTTTAACATTGTTGGTAggtattcttttatttttcttgggAAATATCGGGATAGAAATGGGTGAACCAAAAGGCTACGAGAAAATAGTCGATGCAAGAGTTTGACTCTTTTTTCTTAAAACGATATTGCCCCGCCCCGGTTCTCATGGTTATTGGCAATCGTTTTTCAAGATACAACAACTACGGCTTTAAAATAGTAgcactaaaaattttaaagccaCACGAAGTTGAAATTTTTAGAACGCTATTAAGATGGTATTCAAACTTTTTTATTCGAATTCTAAGCGTTAACTTAAAAATCCAATTCCAAGATTTTGAATCTTGCAAAACTTGGATATAAgcgtaaatattttaaaaaaactcaaaactaGAAGACAACTCCTGAATTTAATtccaaagttcgaatttaagTGTATAAGCTTAGAAAATCCAAACTCAAGATTTTatatcttgaaaatttgaactttAAGCGCTGAtacttaaaaattttcataatgaaTTAAATTAAAGAGAAATGGGAAGAAGATAATTTTGTGTTTTGTTAGCAAATGATACACATCTTTATGAAATAGTGCACCATTTCATAGCCACATCTTCAATTTCAATTtgtttttcaaatatatattttttaacaatattatatatatatatatatataaatatatatataatcattttGATTCAATCTTTTCACTCGATAAAACTTGAACTcaattgaaacgtctactactcgttttcttaaaaagtactagaaagtttttaaaaaaactctCACAATTCAGCCGAACACATATACAACCATAAAAACTATTTTTGCcaccattttaaaaaaacatcaaCCAAATATAATAAGAAAATCAAAGAAAGTAATCCAAACATAAAATCATTCAACATTTTACCGAACCTAAAAgttttatttgaaaagtatagctcatactatcaacctctcaaaaacttctcaaaagcataaataaatagtcgtaaaatattaaatataaatcataaacgtaaatgcggaaaGATAAGGGCTGGTCCTCGAGTTATGTGcatcttcagtccagtcagatcatcTATCAAGACGTCTACTACCCTCAACATCAaattcacctgcatcgatcatacCTAGtgtgtctaaagactcaacgcaccataatcttgataacaagtactacgtatACAAATCACATGTAATacaatgaaaatacttgtacttaaaataacattttccgAAACATGTATaactttaaacattttcatctcatcataaacatattcatatcctcatcaacatattcatatccattaTAAACAtgtacatattcatattcgtgttcattgaattcagattgttgtttgtgactttcgtatttgtattcgtattgggcgatgtatccatctacatgtaaccacagtactcggcggcggggacatcagcgacactctcacccgtcaactgaaccTTGGCCTtatgtattaacatatcatcgtattcatattagtcacaatcctttcacatccttcaacatttcgtatttcaatcactttataaaaacatgcatataaatatcgttttttcttttaaaccaagcatgtaacatatcttttaaatgtccatattaaatcataaaaatccgtaaacatttaaaataaacattttaacatataaaacaacaatcagagcactgccattacgtttactattttctaggtgtaaaattaccgtttaaCCCTTAGACgtaaaaatcctcgaatttgactttttattaattctattgactctaacatgtcccaaataattatttaagcttaagaTAAATTTCCCATAAtgttatttagcttaaattctagaattttcaattaatcattaattattcatttttaatatgttttaatcatgaataaattccaattttaatataaaattcccaaattaaaacttagacctttttatattattttatccctcgtgaaccatgactcgacccccgtgagccatgtttaGAATTAATTTCAAAGGAGAAAACCGTAGTCCCTCTAACTCATGCACAACCGCGAGCCAAGTTCGATTCTTACCGAGCCATGCTCGAGCCGACCTGAGCCAACTTCAAACCAGCCTCCcctggaccctactggaccttaAGCACCCCTAGAACCTGACCCTAGCCCCAACCTTAACCACAACTCCAGCTGCAAGCCATGGCCGAGACTCCCTTAATGACAAGGACTCCTCGAAATCGCGcctagggtcctaggagggtgcacaaggggctggttcaggggctggtcCAGTGGCTGCACCAGCGCAaatgaaagaggatcggttacggtgcccggaagcgcaacggaagttcaaatattttattttcatgaagaaaaccgagcaccccatagatgttgtgtagcaaataacaaaaacacaaaattgtcatacatagtgtgtttagtAATTCTCACCTATCAATCGAaaggattgatgttttggctcaaactaagttgtaaaaaacttagctcttgagggtagacaatctacaagctttcctagagcacaccttgctcttatagattctttccttcaaattaggtctaccaccaactaggaagattCACTCTAATTTTGCGCTATAAAAATTagaatatttttcattgagaattTTGTGCAATCATCAAcaaaatgaagaagcaaaatgTGAAAGGAATTTTTGGCTCAAAAATTCGGCCATGCTAGGAGAAAAGAAGGGCAACaaattttcttggttgtgtaaaaagttaaagtgtGTTCCAAAGGCATGCATGCTTTTAACTCAAAGTCGACATCTAACCTTTcatctcccaagcatgcaatttatttgggcttgtaacaattacaaagcccatgaacttttatttaaatttctcaaacacatttgagatcagTTAGACCTTACTTGATTTTTGTCACGCACAGGGACCGAAGCGTcgatgacatccggcattgtttatcAATTTGTATGAAAACAATAAGCCTCGTAGCAAATAGCCAAACACCAAtctatttcataaataaatattgtctttacaatgacaacAGAATGAAAATTACATCAGTATTGCGGAATCGAAATAcaaaagaacttcaaagtcttgATCCTAGATCTCTTGATGcgatcaccaaccccagaatGTTCCCTGCTGTTCATCATTCAATTATTCCCCAGTCTTATCTGGGTAgagatgtaaggggtgagtgcattgggaaacactcagcaagtgggggccggtCGATCACTACAAAATACATATAATGATAATTTAAAACagattttcaaaacttattatatcgacttatcatatcagaacattcaccgaatcaaaatcaaaatgtggAACAAAGATTATCAGAACTGAACAGATCAAAACAAACGGAATAGTGTTAATTCATCTCGtcatccatggtcaaattgtcccccatatgttagtcctctaagaggtgaggccagaacacaattttatacccactgatgagGGCtgacagaacacagttttatacccactgatggcgGCCAGACAAAATTTACAATTGTCGTTCCATATCCAACTCGAATCATAACAGTGAACCACAGAATCAGAATTATCAAACGATACTTATCAGAATTGTGAAATGACTCAGCAGAATCAAAGAACATGGAACATAGAAAAAACATATCGTACATCGATCGAGATTTTTATCAAAATGAAtagcatttttcgaaaatgggttGACACGCATACAAGCATGTCAAGATATACTtatacaaatttaaaattacaaagTAATACATAGCAAGAACTCACTTAAAGATAGTTTAATCGTGTGATACGAAACTTTGTTCAAACTTGGATGAATGGCGGCCGATTGTGGAAAGGAACTCCACGACAATATATGCAGCAATTTACTACACAAAGCAGCTGGAACAAACTTCCTTCTTTTTCTCCAATGACGTCGGCTGAGAGTTGCTTGAAGGAGGAGATGGCCGATTTTTTTGGGGTGCTTTTGTGATGGATTTTTGGAGTGCATTTTATGTGTGGTTTGAGGTGCTATTTATAGGGAAAAAAATTTTTGGCCTTTTCCCCTACCCCATGGCCAAAATTGTGAGCTCCAAGAAATACCATCAATGTGGTCAAAGTTCCACCCAAGCATCAAGAGTCACTTTGGTTTTCTAAAGGGACATTTCTTGCATCATAAATTTGTCTAAGCCTCTTAGCTCCTCCTTCAGCTGCCTTCCTTTGTTAACACAATGGTCATCTCTTGCAccataagtttgtccaaacttTTAGCTCCTTTAGCTCCTTCCTTGGTTATCTCAATGGTTATTTCTTGTACAATAAGTTTGTCTAAACTTTTAGCTCCTTTAACTCCTTCttcttggttaactcaatggtcatAAATATGTCTAATCCCTTAGTCATCAATtgaaaaaatgatttttctttgtATCTTTATAGGAAACAAAAATGGATCCTCAAATCGTTATAACCGAACTCCAAAAACAGCTATAGGAAAAAGAAGCAGAAATTATAAAACTGAAAGATAAAAATGACAAACTCGAGAGGGATAACGATCAGTTAGATGGAAATAACGTATGCATGATAGAGGATCTTCATCAGGCTAGAGAAGAGGAGAAATGATTGCGCGATGATGTTATACGCTATGCTGCTTATCACCTAGAATCTGAACGTCAACACAGTAGCACAAAAAGAGAGTTTGAGGCAATTCAAGGAGGTTTTTGGCAGCAAGGGATCGAGAAAACAAGCTTAACAAGGCTATTTACCGACTCCAAGTACAAATAGAAGAGCATGAACTCAATGAAGAAGCAAACCAAGCGACAATACAAGAGCTTCAGGACCAAGTGAATAATCTCGATGACCACAACACACTGCTGCAAAACAACATTGATCAGTTATAGAACGATACGATCGATTTAGAAAATCTCGAGGATGAGATGGAAATAAACCCCGAGGAGAATCTGGAAGCAGGGGAAGCTTTTGGAGACATGTACGACGGAGAGGTCTTAGATGAATAGGATAAACTCCTAAAATAAGAAGCTATTGCTAGAAATTGATTTAACTATTTCTTATCGATATGTAACGACcttatgaattttgaattattaatgaaagatatattttgttgtttttacgTTATCAAAGTTATACAAACAACATAGGAAACCTTAATGCTTATAGGAAATGGTAGGAAGACCACCAAGGAACAACCGTAATCCCCGCGGAGTCAATCAAAACAGAAACAAAAATCCACCGTCACCACCAAGAGTGAATCTCAGTCGAGAGGACATGATGTCAATAGCTACCATAGTAGCCGCCACACTGCAAGAAATTGTGAACCCAATTGCCAATACCATCCAGCCACCACCAGAGCCCCAACCACGTGGAATCAAATACCACTATGAGTCTCTTCCCAGAAATTGCGTCCAAACCTATGATGGAAACCCCGACCCGGAAGCTGGCTACAACTAGCTCAAAAATGTAGAAAGCCAACTTCATCTGCTGGAAGTGACCGAAGAGCTCAAGGTAGAAATGGTGATACCATTTCTTGAGGATAGAGCCCGCAAGTGGTGGGAAACAATATCGTCATCATTGGCCGAAATTTAGCAGATATTATGACAAATCTTTCGAAGGGAATTTTTGAAGCCATATTACCAGCAGAATTTCGTCTTCAAAAGTTGAGCGAGTTTGAAAACTTTAAACAAACATCAAACAGGACGGTAATGGAGTACACCTCAAGGTTCAATGATCTGGGAACCTATGTTCCAACTATCATCTCGGATGAGACCTTGAAAATGCACCGTTTAAAGAAATGGCTGAACAGCCGGATTCAATCAGCTTTGGCTGTTTTCAGACCAAACAATTTTGCAGATTTAATGGGCGCGGCAATGAGCGCGAAAACTGATATCAAACGTTAGGAAGAAGAATACAAGAACAAGACACCTTTGGTCAGTCAGTATGCTCAGAGTGGCCCCAAATTCATGAGGCTAAACTATTCAAGCGGCCCCTCAAAAGGGACCTTTATCAATGCTGGGAATAAGGAAGAGAAGTGGTGCGCTACCTTTCGAGAGAATCACATTAGGGAATGTTACAGGAATACAGTCACTTGTTTCAAATGTGGAAAGGTGGGTCATCGGATTAAAGATTGTCCTGAGAACAATGATAAAAGGACTGGACCTGGCAAACCAAATGAAATAAGCCTAACGCCCGGGTACATGCCATAAACCAGGAAGAAGCTGATAACACCAACGATGTAGTTGCACGTACAGTTTTACTAAATGAAATGCCTGCTTATGCCTTGTTCGATTGTGGTGTTACGCACTCATTTGTGTCTAGTAGATTGCTAGAATGCTAAAACTTGAGCATGAAACTCTTAGTGAACCATTAAGAGTTGCAACACGTGCAAgtaaaacaattgaaacccaTAAGGTATATGGGAACTGCAAAATTAGCATCAGTAAACAAAACTTTGAGGcagaattgattcaactcaatatgattGAGTTCGATATCAatcttggaatggactggttaacTAAACACCATGCCATGGTAGAGTGCCAAAAGAAAAAGGTTAAACTTCAGACTCCGTCTCAAAAGGAAATCATCTACCATGGAGAGTTTAAGGAAAGAAAATCTCTGTTATTTGCCTCACAAACCTGGAAAGCCATAAAATGCGGTGAGGAAATTTATCTGGCAATGATCAATGAAGTCAAAGGAGAAGATGCCCAAAAGTTAAAAGATATTCCAATCGTCCAAGAATTTCCGgatgtttttcctgaggacTTACCGGGCGGTATACCTGATAGAGAAGTggaatttgaaataaatttgGTCCCCGGTGCTGCATCAATTTAAAAGGAACTATACCGAATGGCTTCGGCTGAattaaaggagttaaaggagCAAACTCAGGAGTTATTGGACAAAAAACAAATTTGACTGAGTGCATTCCCTTGGGAGCCCCAGTCctgtttgtaaagaaaaaggacggaagcatgaggctgtgcattgattatagagagttaaacaaaataacaataAAGAATAAGTTCCCGCTCCCAAGAATAAATG from Primulina tabacum isolate GXHZ01 chromosome 3, ASM2559414v2, whole genome shotgun sequence encodes:
- the LOC142538714 gene encoding uncharacterized protein LOC142538714; this translates as MLGIRKRSGALPFERITLGNVTGIQSLVSNVERWVIGLKIVLRTMIKGLDLIARMLKLEHETLSEPLRVATRASKTIETHKVYGNCKISISKQNFEAELIQLNMIEFDINLGMDWLTKHHAMVECQKKKVKLQTPSQKEIIYHGEFKERKSLLFASQTWKAIKCGEEIYLAMINEVKGEDAQKLKDIPIVQEFPDVFPEDLPGGIPDREVEFEINLVPGAASI